One segment of Porticoccus hydrocarbonoclasticus MCTG13d DNA contains the following:
- the ccoG gene encoding cytochrome c oxidase accessory protein CcoG, with protein sequence MTGEQEPEKKTGNRSSEEVIRVLDLYETREKIQTRQLPGFYRNLQRWTWLPMLSGYFLLPWINLDGRQAIWFDLPARQFHIFWITFWPQDFMLLAWALIISAFALFTVTVLVGRVWCGFSCPQTVWTMIFMYIEDWCEGDRNQRIKLDRAPWHSQKILRRGSKLLLWGLVAFVTGLTFVGYFNPIRQLVPELFTFSAHPAAVFWTFFFSVMTYMNAGFLREQVCKYMCPYARFQSVMFDQDTLVVSYDEKRGEPRGARRKDEDYRAAGKGDCVDCSLCVQVCPTGIDIRDGLQYECIDCGLCIDACNTVMDKMGYEPGLIRFTTEHAMEYGKTSILRPRFIGYAVALALMVSAFSYTIMTRVPLGVDVIRDRNVLYRETTQGLVENIYTLKINNMDTRDHSYSIEVTGDYPFNYLGKDVVNVREGEVLSMPVRIELDPGLMDVPNTDVIFVVEAIDSEVIHARQESRFIGPRLQR encoded by the coding sequence ATGACGGGTGAACAAGAGCCGGAAAAAAAAACCGGCAACCGGTCCTCAGAGGAAGTTATCCGGGTTCTTGATCTCTATGAAACGAGAGAAAAAATTCAGACCCGTCAGCTTCCTGGATTCTATCGAAATCTGCAGCGCTGGACATGGCTGCCGATGCTCAGTGGCTATTTCCTGCTTCCCTGGATAAATCTGGATGGCCGTCAGGCCATCTGGTTTGACTTGCCGGCCCGCCAGTTTCATATTTTCTGGATCACTTTCTGGCCCCAGGACTTCATGTTGTTGGCCTGGGCGCTGATTATCTCGGCGTTTGCCCTGTTTACCGTGACGGTTCTGGTAGGTCGGGTGTGGTGTGGGTTTTCCTGCCCCCAAACCGTCTGGACCATGATCTTCATGTACATTGAGGATTGGTGTGAGGGTGACCGCAACCAGCGCATCAAACTGGACAGAGCGCCCTGGCATAGCCAGAAAATCCTGCGCCGGGGCAGTAAGCTCTTGCTGTGGGGGTTGGTGGCATTTGTTACCGGTTTGACGTTTGTGGGTTATTTTAATCCGATCCGACAGCTGGTTCCTGAACTCTTTACCTTCTCGGCACATCCGGCGGCTGTCTTCTGGACGTTTTTTTTCTCGGTGATGACCTACATGAATGCGGGTTTTCTCCGGGAGCAGGTCTGCAAATACATGTGCCCCTACGCCCGCTTTCAGTCGGTCATGTTCGATCAGGATACCCTGGTGGTCTCCTATGATGAGAAGCGGGGCGAGCCCCGTGGTGCCCGACGGAAAGACGAAGACTACCGGGCAGCAGGCAAGGGTGACTGTGTTGATTGTTCCTTATGCGTACAGGTCTGCCCCACGGGAATTGATATTCGCGATGGGCTTCAGTACGAGTGCATAGACTGCGGTCTTTGTATTGATGCCTGCAACACAGTCATGGATAAAATGGGTTACGAACCGGGTTTGATTCGCTTTACCACGGAACATGCCATGGAATACGGCAAGACCAGTATTCTGCGGCCCCGTTTTATCGGCTATGCCGTCGCGCTGGCTCTAATGGTGTCAGCCTTCAGCTACACTATTATGACGCGTGTTCCATTGGGTGTAGATGTCATTCGCGATAGGAATGTTCTCTATCGTGAAACCACTCAAGGGTTGGTCGAAAATATCTATACACTGAAGATCAACAATATGGATACGCGTGATCACAGCTATAGCATCGAGGTGACTGGCGACTACCCGTTTAACTACCTCGGCAAGGATGTGGTCAATGTCAGGGAAGGAGAGGTGTTGAGTATGCCTGTCAGAATCGAGCTTGATCCAGGTTTGATGGATGTTCCCAACACGGATGTTATCTTCGTTGTTGAGGCGATTGATAGTGAAGTTATTCACGCACGTCAGGAAAGCCGCTTTATTGGCCCGCGTTTGCAGCGCTAG
- the ccoP gene encoding cytochrome-c oxidase, cbb3-type subunit III, producing MSTFWSIWIIVFTAITIVGCTWLLFANRKVEVSDDTKEGESPKTGHVYDGIEEYDNPLPGWWFKMFVGTVVFGVIYLVLYPGLGNFGGVLGWTQVGQWEEEVAEAEAKYAPLYEQYSETPVEELIANPEAMKMSRRLFNNNCAVCHGSDGRGSYGFPNLADSDWLYGGSAEDIKTTLVNGRQGAMPALGGALGEEGVDKVAEYVFKISGREHDTEKAEAGGQLFATYCVACHGTDGTGNKMLGAPNLTDGIWLYGGSPTLVRHTIRNGRNGNMPAQADKLKAEKIHLLTAYVYSLSKNQ from the coding sequence ATGAGTACCTTCTGGAGTATCTGGATTATCGTATTTACCGCAATCACCATTGTCGGTTGTACATGGTTGTTGTTCGCCAATCGCAAGGTTGAAGTTTCCGATGACACCAAAGAGGGCGAGTCCCCAAAAACAGGCCATGTTTACGACGGTATCGAGGAGTATGACAATCCTCTGCCAGGCTGGTGGTTCAAGATGTTCGTGGGCACCGTCGTATTCGGGGTCATCTATCTGGTGCTGTATCCAGGGCTGGGAAACTTTGGTGGTGTACTCGGCTGGACACAGGTGGGCCAGTGGGAAGAAGAGGTGGCCGAGGCAGAGGCGAAGTATGCGCCACTCTATGAGCAGTACAGTGAAACGCCGGTTGAGGAGCTGATTGCCAACCCCGAGGCCATGAAAATGAGCCGTCGTCTGTTCAATAATAACTGTGCGGTTTGCCATGGTTCCGATGGCAGGGGCAGCTATGGTTTTCCCAACCTGGCTGACAGTGACTGGCTCTATGGCGGCAGCGCGGAAGATATCAAGACTACGCTAGTCAATGGGCGGCAGGGCGCCATGCCGGCTCTGGGAGGTGCGCTGGGAGAGGAAGGCGTGGATAAAGTCGCCGAATATGTGTTCAAAATCAGTGGCCGCGAGCATGATACAGAGAAAGCCGAGGCCGGTGGCCAATTATTCGCCACCTATTGTGTAGCCTGCCATGGTACGGATGGTACTGGTAACAAGATGTTGGGAGCACCCAATCTGACGGATGGTATCTGGTTGTACGGTGGCTCCCCCACACTTGTTCGTCATACTATTCGCAATGGTCGAAACGGTAACATGCCTGCACAGGCCGACAAGCTAAAGGCAGAAAAAATACATCTGTTGACGGCGTATGTGTACAGCTTATCCAAAAACCAATAA
- the rnt gene encoding ribonuclease T encodes MHPPISDRFRGFLPVVIDVETGGFNAATDALLEMAAVTLAMDEDGILMPSEIIYHAVIPFEGANVEQAALNFTGIDINDPYRMALEENEALRALFQPIRNAVKDAHCSRAVMVAHNAHFDLGFVNAAVERNGIKRNPFHPFSCFDTATLAGLAYGQTVLARACEAAEIEFSNDKAHSAAYDAEKTAELFCGIVNRWKDLGGWHK; translated from the coding sequence ATGCACCCGCCCATCTCGGATCGTTTCAGAGGCTTTCTCCCCGTGGTCATCGATGTAGAGACCGGCGGGTTTAACGCCGCTACCGACGCGTTGCTGGAAATGGCCGCTGTGACACTGGCCATGGATGAAGATGGCATCCTCATGCCCAGCGAGATTATCTATCATGCGGTGATCCCGTTTGAAGGGGCCAACGTCGAGCAGGCCGCCCTGAACTTCACCGGCATCGACATCAATGACCCCTACCGGATGGCGCTGGAAGAAAATGAGGCCTTGAGAGCCCTGTTTCAGCCTATTCGCAATGCAGTAAAGGACGCACACTGCAGCCGCGCTGTGATGGTGGCACACAACGCGCATTTTGACCTTGGATTTGTCAACGCAGCTGTTGAAAGAAATGGCATTAAGCGCAACCCCTTCCACCCATTTTCCTGCTTTGACACAGCCACACTGGCTGGGCTTGCCTATGGACAGACCGTGCTGGCCAGAGCCTGTGAAGCAGCAGAAATAGAATTCAGCAATGACAAGGCACACTCTGCAGCCTATGACGCTGAAAAGACGGCAGAATTGTTCTGTGGTATCGTCAACCGCTGGAAAGATCTCGGCGGTTGGCATAAGTAG
- a CDS encoding 2Fe-2S iron-sulfur cluster-binding protein, producing the protein MPLIHYVEANGAEYEAEVPVGQSVMQGAVDNMIDGILGECGGVCSCATCHCYVDEDWFDKVGPPEGSEQLMLEMVPAPEPTSRLSCQIKVTAELDGLVVRLPVSQY; encoded by the coding sequence ATGCCGTTGATTCATTACGTTGAGGCGAATGGTGCAGAGTACGAGGCTGAGGTGCCGGTGGGGCAATCTGTTATGCAGGGTGCCGTCGATAATATGATTGATGGCATTCTTGGAGAGTGTGGCGGTGTGTGCAGTTGTGCGACCTGTCATTGTTATGTCGACGAGGACTGGTTTGATAAAGTAGGCCCGCCCGAAGGCAGTGAGCAGTTGATGCTTGAGATGGTACCGGCCCCAGAGCCAACCAGCCGTCTGAGCTGTCAGATCAAGGTTACGGCTGAGTTGGATGGCCTGGTAGTAAGATTGCCGGTTTCCCAGTATTAG
- the pyrC gene encoding dihydroorotase: MTQLTITRPDDWHLHLRDGQLLAYTVPDAARYFGRAIVMPNLLPPVLNTAQALAYRERIMAHRPTDSQWKPLMVLYLTDNTDPAEIERAKASGHVVACKYYPAGATTNSDSGVTQLDNIYPVLARMEKIGMPLLLHGEVTDTEVDIFDREAVFIDRHLGKLTNNFPALKIVLEHITTRDGAQFVAEASARVAATITPQHLLFNRNQLLAGGVRPHYYCLPILKRQHHQQALIAAATSGDPSFFLGTDSAPHSTHRKETACGCAGCYSNHAALELYAEAFNQADALDKLEGFASFFGADFYGMPRNTDTITLQFSPWQSPTSLPFGSDTLTPLGAGETRQWSVS; encoded by the coding sequence ATGACTCAATTAACCATCACCCGCCCCGATGATTGGCACCTGCACTTGCGCGACGGCCAATTGCTCGCCTATACGGTGCCAGACGCCGCGCGATATTTTGGACGCGCGATCGTCATGCCCAATCTGCTTCCACCGGTACTCAATACCGCTCAAGCCCTTGCTTACCGGGAGCGGATTATGGCCCATCGCCCAACCGACAGTCAGTGGAAACCTTTAATGGTGCTGTATTTGACCGACAACACTGACCCGGCGGAAATAGAACGCGCCAAGGCATCGGGGCATGTGGTCGCCTGCAAGTATTACCCGGCCGGCGCGACCACCAATTCGGACTCCGGCGTTACCCAACTGGACAATATCTATCCCGTCCTGGCACGTATGGAAAAAATCGGCATGCCACTGCTACTGCACGGTGAGGTCACGGATACTGAAGTCGATATTTTTGATCGGGAAGCGGTGTTTATCGATCGGCATCTCGGCAAGCTCACCAACAACTTTCCCGCACTGAAAATTGTGCTAGAACATATCACCACCCGGGACGGTGCCCAGTTCGTGGCAGAAGCATCGGCCAGAGTAGCCGCCACCATCACGCCACAACACCTGCTGTTCAATCGAAATCAGTTGCTCGCGGGTGGAGTCAGACCACACTACTACTGCCTGCCAATCCTCAAGCGGCAACATCATCAACAGGCATTGATTGCAGCCGCCACCAGTGGCGACCCCAGTTTTTTTCTGGGCACTGATTCGGCGCCCCACAGCACTCATCGCAAGGAAACTGCCTGCGGCTGTGCCGGTTGTTATTCCAATCATGCCGCTCTCGAACTCTATGCCGAAGCTTTTAACCAAGCCGATGCACTGGACAAGCTCGAAGGGTTTGCCAGTTTTTTTGGCGCAGACTTCTATGGCATGCCCCGCAATACTGACACGATCACGCTGCAGTTTTCACCGTGGCAAAGTCCGACCAGCCTGCCCTTTGGCAGCGACACCCTCACACCGTTAGGTGCTGGAGAAACCAGGCAATGGAGCGTCAGCTAA
- the ccoO gene encoding cytochrome-c oxidase, cbb3-type subunit II, translating into MKHEIVEKNIGLMIVLIVVAISFGGLTQIIPLFWQNQTTQPVEGLEPLGPLALEGRDIYIREGCHVCHTQMVRPLRAETERYGHYSVAGEHVYEHPFLWGSKRTGPDLARVGGRYSDDWQRAHLYNPRDVVPESNMPAFPWLFENTLTGKDTAAKMKALKTVGVPYSDEDIANAAAPFASGEVKEIDALVVYLQQLGTLLTQKR; encoded by the coding sequence GTGAAACATGAGATTGTTGAAAAAAATATCGGGCTGATGATTGTGCTGATCGTGGTTGCCATCAGCTTTGGTGGTCTAACCCAGATTATTCCGCTGTTCTGGCAGAATCAAACGACGCAGCCTGTCGAAGGCCTTGAGCCGCTGGGACCATTGGCATTGGAAGGTCGTGATATTTACATCCGTGAAGGCTGCCATGTGTGCCACACGCAGATGGTCAGGCCGTTGCGTGCTGAAACCGAGCGTTATGGCCACTATTCTGTCGCGGGTGAGCATGTTTACGAGCATCCTTTCCTCTGGGGCTCCAAACGCACTGGCCCCGATTTGGCGCGGGTTGGTGGCCGCTATAGTGATGACTGGCAGCGGGCCCACCTCTATAACCCGAGGGATGTGGTACCTGAGTCAAACATGCCGGCATTCCCCTGGCTGTTTGAAAATACGCTAACTGGTAAAGATACTGCGGCCAAAATGAAGGCATTGAAAACAGTTGGCGTACCCTATTCAGATGAGGATATCGCCAATGCCGCAGCACCTTTTGCCAGCGGTGAGGTGAAGGAAATTGATGCGCTGGTGGTGTACCTCCAGCAACTAGGCACACTTTTGACGCAGAAACGCTAA
- a CDS encoding argininosuccinate synthase, which translates to MSDIKKVVLAYSGGLDTSVIVKWLQETYCCEVVTFTADIGQGEEVEPARAKAAALGVKEIYVDDLREEYVRDYVFPMFRANTIYEGEYLLGTSIARPLIAKRLIEIANETGADAISHGATGKGNDQVRFELGAYALKPGIKVIAPWREWDLTSREKLMGYCEQHNIPVDFSTKKKKSPYSMDANLLHISYEGGNLEDPWWEPEEDMWRWSVSPEKAPDQPTYVELTYEKGDIVAIDDQPMTPATVLAHLNKLGGDNGIGRLDLVENRYVGMKSRGCYETPGGTIMLRAHRAIESLTLDREVAHLKDALMPKYAETIYNGYWWSPERKMLQVMIDETQHVVNGKVRVKLYKGNVTVVGRQSDDSLFDEKIATFEDDAGAYDQKDAEGFIKLNALRLRIAANKNRKMDS; encoded by the coding sequence GTGTCCGACATTAAAAAAGTTGTTTTAGCCTATTCGGGGGGGCTGGATACCTCGGTTATTGTCAAATGGTTACAGGAAACCTATTGCTGTGAAGTCGTCACATTTACTGCGGATATCGGTCAGGGAGAAGAGGTGGAACCGGCCCGCGCCAAAGCGGCGGCGCTGGGTGTGAAAGAAATCTATGTGGACGATCTTCGCGAGGAGTATGTTCGTGACTATGTGTTCCCGATGTTTCGTGCCAACACCATCTACGAAGGGGAATACCTGCTGGGGACATCAATTGCCCGGCCTCTGATTGCCAAGCGGTTGATTGAGATTGCCAACGAAACCGGTGCGGATGCGATTTCTCACGGTGCGACCGGTAAGGGAAATGATCAGGTGCGTTTTGAGCTCGGTGCTTATGCTCTAAAACCCGGCATCAAGGTGATTGCCCCCTGGCGGGAGTGGGATCTGACATCCCGTGAAAAACTGATGGGCTACTGTGAACAGCACAATATTCCGGTAGATTTTTCTACCAAGAAGAAAAAATCCCCTTATTCAATGGATGCCAATTTGCTGCATATTTCCTATGAGGGGGGTAATCTTGAAGATCCCTGGTGGGAGCCTGAAGAGGATATGTGGCGCTGGAGTGTCTCTCCCGAAAAGGCACCTGACCAGCCTACCTATGTCGAACTCACCTATGAAAAGGGCGATATTGTTGCAATTGATGATCAACCCATGACACCGGCTACAGTACTTGCTCACCTCAATAAATTGGGCGGCGACAATGGGATTGGTCGACTAGACTTGGTTGAGAACCGCTACGTGGGTATGAAATCACGCGGCTGCTATGAAACACCGGGCGGGACTATTATGTTGCGGGCGCATCGGGCCATTGAATCACTCACCCTGGATCGTGAAGTGGCGCATTTGAAAGATGCATTAATGCCCAAATATGCCGAGACGATTTACAACGGCTACTGGTGGTCCCCGGAACGCAAGATGTTGCAGGTGATGATTGATGAAACGCAACACGTGGTAAACGGCAAGGTGCGTGTGAAGCTTTATAAAGGTAATGTCACTGTGGTGGGTCGTCAGTCTGATGACAGCCTTTTTGATGAGAAAATTGCCACCTTCGAAGATGATGCCGGGGCCTATGATCAGAAGGATGCAGAGGGTTTTATCAAGCTGAATGCATTGCGTTTGCGGATTGCCGCCAACAAAAATCGCAAGATGGATTCCTGA
- a CDS encoding NAD(P)/FAD-dependent oxidoreductase, whose amino-acid sequence MSSMQRRVVIVGTGHAAAQLASSLRQQNWQGEILLVGEESQAPYQRPPLSKDYLAGERAADNILIRPAAAYASHGVDLLTGRRVLSIDRTAKMVALEDGQQLSYQKLALCTGARARPASIRGVGSPGVFYLRTLADVDGIRANISPGKSAVIIGGGYIGLEAAAVLRGLGMAVTLLELEARVLSRVCASEVSTFYAEVHREEGVDIHTGVEVLSIENGDGIRVVVCADGSRFPADLIIIGVGVTPNVELAEACGLAIDNGILVDEFARTSDPDIVAAGDCTNHPNELLGRRVRLESVPNAVEQAKTAAGTLCDRPVPYQSYPWFWSDQYDLKLQIAGLSEGYDQVVLRGGKDRQRGFVAWYLRGGRLLAADCINRPKEFMVARQLLVRGLAVDPVALADETIDPKNWLS is encoded by the coding sequence ATGAGCAGCATGCAGAGACGGGTGGTTATTGTCGGAACAGGTCATGCTGCGGCTCAACTTGCGTCGAGCCTTCGTCAGCAGAACTGGCAGGGGGAGATTCTGCTGGTGGGAGAGGAGTCTCAGGCTCCCTACCAACGCCCGCCGCTTTCGAAAGACTATCTTGCGGGCGAGCGAGCGGCCGATAATATCCTGATTCGTCCTGCTGCCGCCTATGCCAGCCATGGTGTCGATCTGTTGACCGGGCGTCGTGTGCTGAGTATTGACCGGACAGCAAAAATGGTCGCTCTGGAAGATGGGCAACAATTGAGCTATCAAAAGCTGGCCCTTTGTACCGGCGCGCGTGCCAGGCCAGCCAGCATCAGGGGTGTTGGCAGCCCGGGTGTGTTTTACCTGCGGACCCTTGCTGATGTGGACGGCATTCGTGCCAATATCTCACCGGGTAAAAGCGCGGTCATAATCGGTGGGGGTTATATTGGTCTGGAAGCCGCTGCGGTATTGCGCGGCCTGGGGATGGCCGTGACGCTGCTTGAACTAGAGGCGCGTGTTCTTTCCAGAGTTTGTGCGTCAGAGGTATCCACTTTTTATGCCGAGGTACATCGTGAGGAGGGTGTGGATATCCACACGGGTGTCGAGGTGCTGTCCATAGAAAATGGAGATGGAATCAGAGTGGTGGTCTGTGCCGATGGCAGTCGTTTTCCTGCGGACCTGATCATTATCGGTGTAGGTGTTACACCCAATGTGGAGTTGGCTGAAGCCTGCGGGCTGGCGATAGATAATGGTATTCTGGTCGACGAGTTCGCTCGGACATCCGATCCGGACATTGTTGCCGCTGGCGATTGCACCAATCACCCGAACGAGCTGCTGGGACGCCGTGTACGCCTTGAGTCCGTTCCCAATGCGGTCGAACAGGCAAAAACAGCGGCGGGGACACTCTGTGATCGACCTGTTCCGTACCAAAGTTATCCCTGGTTCTGGTCCGATCAATACGATTTGAAGTTGCAGATTGCCGGTCTGAGTGAAGGTTACGATCAGGTGGTCCTGCGGGGCGGCAAAGATCGGCAGAGAGGCTTTGTTGCCTGGTATCTCCGTGGTGGCCGGCTGTTGGCGGCAGATTGTATCAACCGGCCAAAAGAGTTTATGGTTGCCAGGCAACTGTTGGTCAGAGGACTTGCTGTGGACCCTGTCGCGCTGGCTGATGAAACCATTGATCCTAAAAACTGGCTGAGCTGA
- a CDS encoding cbb3-type cytochrome oxidase subunit 3 yields the protein MDQGTLQGIGTILTMIAFLGVCWWAYSGRKKKDFDEAAQLPFVDDTKSSQDEDK from the coding sequence ATGGATCAGGGCACATTACAAGGTATCGGCACCATACTCACCATGATCGCTTTTCTCGGGGTCTGTTGGTGGGCTTACAGTGGCCGCAAGAAAAAAGATTTTGATGAGGCGGCACAACTACCCTTTGTTGATGACACCAAATCTTCTCAGGATGAAGATAAGTAG
- the ccoN gene encoding cytochrome-c oxidase, cbb3-type subunit I, giving the protein MSSNVASTGGQPEYNIRVVKQFAIMTVVWGIVGMLVGVFIAAELIWPGLNFNQSWLHFGRLRPLHTNAVIFAFGGSALFASAYHVVQRTCQARLFGGWLIGFTFWGWQAVIVAAAITLPLGLTTSKEYAELEWPIDILITLVWVAFAVVFFGTIMKRRTKHIYVANWFFGAFIITIAVLHLGNSAAIPVTAFKSYSAYAGTIDAMVQWWYGHNAVGFFLTAGFLGMMYYFVPKQAGRPIYSYRLSIVHFWALIAVYIWAGPHHLHYSALPDWVQSLGMVMSLILLAPSWGGMINGMMTLSGAWHKLRYDPTLRFLVVSLSFYGMSTFEGPMMSIKTVNALSHNTDWTIGHVHSGALGWVAMISIGMLYHLIPVLYQRAQMYSVKLINLHFWMSTIGTVLYIASMWVNGIAQGLMWRAFNTDGTLTYSFVESIEASYPGYYVRLLGGVIFFAGMLVMAYNVWRTIRGDVQQREVTAAEPRTV; this is encoded by the coding sequence ATGAGTAGCAATGTCGCAAGCACCGGTGGCCAGCCGGAATACAATATCAGGGTGGTCAAACAGTTTGCCATCATGACTGTGGTCTGGGGGATCGTCGGGATGCTGGTGGGGGTATTTATCGCCGCTGAGCTGATCTGGCCAGGTCTGAATTTTAATCAGTCATGGCTTCACTTTGGGCGACTTCGTCCGCTCCATACCAATGCGGTTATTTTTGCCTTCGGTGGTAGTGCGCTGTTTGCCTCCGCCTACCATGTGGTGCAGCGAACCTGTCAGGCAAGACTGTTTGGCGGTTGGCTGATAGGGTTTACCTTCTGGGGCTGGCAGGCGGTAATTGTCGCCGCCGCGATTACACTGCCTCTGGGGCTGACCACCTCGAAAGAGTACGCGGAGCTGGAGTGGCCGATCGATATCCTGATCACGTTGGTCTGGGTGGCGTTTGCGGTGGTTTTTTTCGGCACCATCATGAAACGCCGCACCAAACACATCTACGTGGCCAACTGGTTTTTTGGGGCCTTTATCATCACGATTGCCGTGTTACACCTCGGCAACAGTGCCGCCATCCCGGTTACAGCGTTCAAATCCTATTCGGCTTACGCCGGTACAATCGATGCGATGGTTCAATGGTGGTACGGCCATAACGCAGTAGGATTTTTCCTGACGGCGGGCTTCCTGGGCATGATGTACTACTTTGTCCCGAAACAGGCGGGTCGGCCAATATATTCCTATCGTCTCTCGATCGTGCATTTCTGGGCGTTGATTGCCGTCTACATTTGGGCTGGTCCTCACCACCTCCATTACTCGGCTTTGCCCGACTGGGTTCAGAGCCTGGGAATGGTGATGTCTCTGATTCTGCTCGCTCCCTCCTGGGGTGGCATGATCAACGGCATGATGACCCTGTCCGGTGCCTGGCATAAACTCCGTTACGACCCGACCCTGCGCTTTCTGGTGGTATCACTGTCTTTTTACGGCATGTCGACCTTTGAAGGTCCAATGATGTCGATCAAGACAGTAAATGCACTCTCTCACAATACTGACTGGACGATTGGTCATGTTCACTCCGGTGCCCTTGGTTGGGTGGCCATGATTTCGATTGGCATGCTCTATCACCTGATTCCAGTGCTGTATCAGCGCGCCCAGATGTACAGTGTAAAACTGATCAACCTGCACTTCTGGATGTCAACCATTGGCACTGTGCTTTACATCGCCTCCATGTGGGTTAACGGGATCGCTCAGGGCCTGATGTGGCGGGCCTTCAACACCGATGGGACCCTGACATACAGCTTTGTTGAATCAATTGAGGCGAGCTACCCGGGTTATTACGTGCGCTTGTTGGGTGGTGTGATTTTCTTTGCCGGTATGCTGGTGATGGCCTACAACGTCTGGCGAACCATTCGTGGGGATGTTCAGCAGCGGGAAGTGACTGCTGCCGAACCCCGTACAGTCTGA
- a CDS encoding FixH family protein, with product MPLSTDSNIPPWYRQFWPWFLIALPGSVVIASLVTVYIAFSGADSLVVDNYYRDGLAINQVLEQDRRAEALGLSAELRLDATSGELFITIDTVHPLPEELVLLLFHPTDSKRDREMLLTEITGGHYRTDLNQPLLSRYYLRVLPEPDRDWRLVGELDFATADQIILRAE from the coding sequence TTGCCACTTTCAACCGACAGCAACATTCCCCCCTGGTATCGTCAATTCTGGCCATGGTTTCTAATAGCGCTACCAGGTAGCGTGGTGATCGCCAGTCTGGTGACTGTCTATATTGCATTTTCCGGGGCCGATAGTCTGGTGGTGGATAATTACTATCGCGACGGTCTTGCCATCAATCAGGTACTGGAGCAGGACCGGCGTGCCGAAGCGTTGGGGCTCTCTGCCGAGTTGCGTCTGGATGCCACCAGTGGTGAGTTGTTTATTACTATTGATACGGTCCATCCACTACCAGAGGAGCTTGTACTGTTGTTGTTTCATCCAACAGACTCAAAACGTGATCGCGAGATGTTGCTGACCGAGATCACTGGCGGCCACTACCGCACGGACCTCAACCAACCATTGCTATCCCGTTATTATCTGCGGGTACTACCTGAACCCGACAGGGATTGGCGGTTAGTCGGCGAGCTGGATTTTGCAACTGCAGATCAGATTATCCTGAGGGCGGAATGA